A portion of the Bacillus sp. es.034 genome contains these proteins:
- a CDS encoding sulfurtransferase TusA family protein, whose amino-acid sequence MNTIESNFVLDAKGLACPMPIVKTKKAMNGLEAGQVIEIQATDKGSKADLQAWAKSTGHDYLGTIEEGDVLKHFVRKSSGEETVERKHEAVTDNATLAGKLTDENVIVLDVREKAEYAFNHIPGAISIPLGELEARIAELNKDKEIYVVCRTGNRSDMAAQLLGEKGFANVINVVPGMSDWSGDLESDIK is encoded by the coding sequence ATGAACACCATTGAATCAAACTTTGTATTAGACGCAAAGGGACTTGCTTGTCCCATGCCGATTGTAAAAACAAAGAAAGCAATGAATGGTCTGGAAGCGGGGCAGGTAATTGAAATTCAAGCCACAGACAAGGGGTCCAAGGCGGATCTTCAAGCTTGGGCAAAAAGCACAGGACATGATTATTTAGGAACAATTGAAGAAGGGGACGTCCTCAAGCATTTCGTCCGTAAATCAAGCGGTGAAGAGACAGTTGAACGTAAACACGAGGCTGTTACTGACAACGCCACATTAGCTGGCAAACTAACCGATGAAAATGTGATTGTGCTGGATGTCCGGGAAAAAGCGGAATATGCCTTCAATCATATTCCAGGGGCTATTTCGATCCCGCTTGGGGAACTTGAAGCCCGTATAGCTGAATTGAATAAAGACAAAGAGATCTATGTTGTCTGCCGTACTGGAAATAGAAGTGACATGGCGGCTCAACTATTAGGTGAAAAAGGATTCGCGAATGTAATCAATGTGGTTCCAGGTATGAGCGATTGGTCTGGAGACTTAGAATCGGATATTAAATAA
- a CDS encoding aminopeptidase, with protein sequence MNQAFERNLGRYADLIVEVGLNLQKGQELMISAPITSYEFVRLITEKAYEAGALNVLTDFYDDELKKIRLERSSEDGLKAFPEWKAKGYIEMAENNVALLNLAAPNPSLLRDTDPTRVAMLNKTSAEAMKDFSAYIGGGKISWLIAAIPTVEWAQTVFPALSQEDAFNKLWENIFYTTRTDRENTVELWEAHIDNLNKNANRLNEGKYKKLHYKGPGTDLTIEFNPNTKWISAQFTNDKGIPFVPNLPTEEVFSIPDKYGVNGVVSSTKPLNYSGTLIKNFSLTFREGKVINYTAEEGYETLKNLLETDEGASYLGEVALVPHDSPISNTDIVFNNTLFDENASCHIALGRALSVCVEDGKTMTNEQLKDIGFNESMIHVDFMIGSSQLDIDGEKADGTIEPIFKAGDWV encoded by the coding sequence ATGAATCAAGCATTTGAGAGAAACTTAGGAAGATATGCAGATCTGATTGTAGAAGTCGGATTGAATCTGCAAAAGGGACAGGAACTGATGATATCAGCGCCTATTACATCTTACGAATTTGTACGTCTGATTACAGAGAAAGCATACGAAGCAGGAGCACTGAATGTGTTAACGGATTTCTATGATGATGAATTGAAGAAAATACGGCTGGAGAGATCTTCTGAGGATGGATTGAAAGCGTTTCCTGAATGGAAAGCAAAAGGATATATTGAGATGGCAGAGAACAATGTGGCATTATTGAACTTAGCTGCCCCGAATCCTTCTCTTTTAAGGGACACAGACCCTACGCGTGTCGCTATGTTGAACAAAACCTCAGCAGAAGCGATGAAAGACTTTTCGGCTTATATCGGAGGCGGAAAGATCAGCTGGTTGATCGCTGCGATACCAACAGTGGAATGGGCTCAAACCGTTTTCCCCGCGCTTTCACAAGAAGACGCATTTAACAAACTGTGGGAGAACATCTTTTATACAACCAGAACGGATCGGGAGAATACTGTCGAATTATGGGAAGCACATATCGATAACCTTAATAAAAACGCCAACCGTTTAAACGAAGGGAAGTATAAAAAGCTTCATTATAAAGGACCGGGGACAGACCTCACCATCGAATTCAATCCTAACACAAAATGGATCAGTGCCCAATTCACCAATGATAAAGGGATTCCTTTCGTCCCGAACCTACCGACGGAAGAAGTGTTTTCGATTCCAGATAAATATGGGGTGAACGGAGTTGTATCGAGTACAAAGCCTCTGAATTATAGCGGCACCCTAATCAAGAATTTCTCATTGACCTTCAGGGAAGGGAAAGTAATTAATTACACGGCTGAAGAAGGCTATGAAACGTTAAAGAACCTACTCGAAACAGATGAAGGTGCATCTTATTTGGGTGAGGTTGCATTGGTACCTCACGATTCCCCTATCTCCAATACAGATATCGTCTTCAACAACACCCTTTTTGATGAAAATGCTTCGTGTCATATTGCATTGGGCAGAGCTTTATCTGTATGTGTAGAGGATGGTAAGACGATGACGAATGAACAGTTAAAGGATATTGGATTCAATGAAAGCATGATTCATGTGGACTTCATGATCGGCTCATCACAATTGGACATTGACGGTGAAAAGGCGGATGGTACGATTGAACCGATTTTCAAAGCTGGTGATTGGGTTTAG
- a CDS encoding metal-sensitive transcriptional regulator, which produces MEYNAQIINRIKRVEGQLRGVVRMMEQGEDCKDVITQLSAAKTALDRSVGLIVSMNLVECVRDSHETGESTEELVKEAVNLLVKSR; this is translated from the coding sequence ATGGAATACAATGCACAAATTATAAATCGGATAAAACGTGTGGAAGGGCAGCTCCGTGGGGTTGTAAGAATGATGGAGCAAGGGGAAGATTGTAAAGACGTCATCACGCAACTTTCCGCAGCGAAAACAGCTCTTGATCGTTCAGTAGGTTTAATTGTTAGTATGAATCTTGTTGAGTGCGTCAGGGACTCACATGAAACAGGTGAAAGTACAGAAGAACTTGTGAAAGAGGCAGTGAATTTGTTAGTGAAAAGTCGATAA
- a CDS encoding helix-turn-helix transcriptional regulator yields the protein MKIGSKIRFHRLKQKLTQQNLSKGIISISYLSKLENNQVTPSDDIVHLLCERLGLNNPVDRANQLNELLEKWNHALLWNKEDEARSTHEVIQRDLDQTDDPTTHFLYKILCFRVQLLRGNLTEAFSHMVHIQSNYKELTDKLKFYFHKYKGNYYYLMKEYEKAKGELKDAETYFVLGNVVNEEERADLYYLFSLVLTRLHMYRLAIYYGEKSLSIFQGVYYQKRCAEVHLLLGICYRRIRNSEDALKHYEWANFISQSIHYTSLHSKIEQNFGYLKSFMHKSDEAIRHFEKSIELKTSDDEGKLYSILSLVKEYYKLNQRSKVQFWLPKGLELCSKERYPDKYYQLSYYQFALNEFPNGFEKFMKENALAYFKKNGSLLLYAEYSKFLGQYYQRIRKYKLAAFHLNEANTIYEGMLPL from the coding sequence ATGAAGATTGGTTCTAAGATCCGTTTCCACAGACTCAAACAAAAGTTAACACAACAAAATTTATCTAAGGGCATCATTTCTATATCTTATCTATCAAAACTCGAAAATAACCAAGTGACACCTTCAGATGATATCGTTCATTTGCTATGCGAGCGCCTCGGTTTAAATAATCCAGTTGATCGCGCGAACCAATTGAATGAGCTTCTCGAAAAGTGGAATCATGCATTGCTTTGGAATAAGGAGGATGAAGCACGCTCCACTCACGAGGTCATCCAGAGGGATCTTGATCAAACCGATGATCCAACGACCCATTTTCTTTATAAAATTCTCTGCTTTCGGGTTCAATTACTAAGGGGTAATCTCACGGAAGCTTTCAGTCATATGGTCCATATTCAGTCGAATTATAAGGAACTTACCGACAAGCTAAAATTTTACTTTCACAAGTATAAAGGGAATTACTATTATTTAATGAAGGAATACGAAAAAGCCAAAGGTGAATTAAAAGATGCCGAAACGTACTTTGTACTTGGAAATGTTGTAAATGAAGAAGAAAGAGCAGATTTATACTATCTATTCAGTTTAGTCCTGACACGTTTACACATGTATCGTTTAGCGATTTACTACGGTGAAAAATCCCTCTCCATTTTTCAGGGGGTCTATTACCAGAAAAGGTGCGCTGAGGTCCATTTATTGTTGGGCATCTGCTATCGGAGAATCCGGAATAGTGAGGACGCCTTAAAGCATTATGAATGGGCTAACTTCATTTCTCAGTCCATACATTATACGTCGTTACATTCCAAAATCGAGCAAAATTTCGGATACCTTAAATCCTTTATGCATAAAAGTGATGAAGCCATCCGGCATTTTGAAAAAAGCATTGAATTAAAAACTTCGGATGACGAAGGAAAGCTCTATTCAATTCTCTCCCTTGTCAAAGAGTATTACAAATTGAATCAACGTTCAAAAGTTCAATTCTGGTTACCAAAAGGATTGGAGCTTTGTTCAAAGGAAAGATATCCCGATAAATACTATCAATTATCATATTATCAATTTGCACTGAATGAATTCCCTAATGGTTTTGAGAAATTTATGAAAGAGAATGCACTGGCTTACTTTAAGAAAAACGGCTCTCTTCTATTATATGCTGAGTATTCTAAATTCCTTGGCCAATATTATCAAAGAATCAGAAAATACAAACTTGCTGCATTCCATCTAAATGAAGCCAATACCATTTATGAAGGAATGCTGCCTTTATAA
- a CDS encoding DsrE/DsrF/DrsH-like family protein, translating into MSERKTTNIILFSGDYDKAMAAYIIANGAAAYDHEVTIFHTFWGLNALRKEEMVPVKKGFMEKMFGKMMPRGADKMGLSNMNFMGMGPKMIKGVMKKHNAMPLPDLIDMAREQEIKLVACTMTMDLLGLHKDELLEEIEYAGVAAYLADAEDGNVNLFI; encoded by the coding sequence ATGTCAGAGAGAAAAACAACCAATATCATTCTATTTAGTGGAGATTACGATAAAGCGATGGCAGCCTATATTATTGCCAACGGTGCTGCAGCATATGATCATGAAGTAACGATCTTCCATACGTTCTGGGGATTGAATGCTTTGAGAAAAGAAGAAATGGTACCCGTTAAAAAAGGGTTCATGGAAAAAATGTTTGGGAAAATGATGCCTCGTGGAGCAGATAAAATGGGGTTATCAAACATGAACTTTATGGGCATGGGTCCAAAAATGATCAAAGGTGTCATGAAAAAGCATAATGCCATGCCTCTGCCTGATTTGATCGACATGGCAAGAGAACAGGAAATCAAATTGGTTGCATGTACCATGACCATGGATCTACTGGGACTACACAAAGACGAACTGTTGGAAGAAATCGAATACGCTGGAGTAGCAGCTTATTTAGCAGATGCTGAGGACGGAAATGTGAACTTATTTATCTAA
- a CDS encoding YckD family protein, whose product MKKIVVSIAAALIISLGFSSIVSAEGQGQAPGQKVNLTEDQKAEIGKLHEQMYSTKKELVKKYVEYGVFTKEQGDKVLTMMEAKHQKLKENGYMMRWHPHPHHGKQLDHKE is encoded by the coding sequence ATGAAAAAAATAGTGGTATCAATTGCAGCTGCCCTCATCATCAGCCTTGGATTCAGTTCCATCGTCTCTGCAGAAGGTCAAGGTCAGGCGCCGGGACAAAAGGTGAATCTGACAGAAGACCAAAAAGCTGAGATTGGCAAATTGCACGAACAGATGTATTCAACGAAAAAAGAGCTTGTGAAGAAATACGTCGAGTACGGTGTCTTTACCAAAGAACAAGGCGATAAAGTGCTGACCATGATGGAAGCAAAACATCAAAAGCTGAAAGAAAACGGTTATATGATGAGATGGCACCCACATCCTCATCATGGAAAGCAACTTGATCACAAAGAATAA
- a CDS encoding GntG family PLP-dependent aldolase: MIDLRSDTVTKPTEEMRRAAYEAEVGDDVYGEDPTILRLEKEAANILGKEEALFVTSGTQGNQIAVLTHTRPGNEILLETNSHIFYYESGAVAAFAGVQTRTITGTNGEMDPVEIEAAIRTEDQHFPETGLICLENTHNRAGGAIVSPENMQAIHTIARKHSIPVHVDGARLFNAVAASGRDVKEFTDHCDTVQICLSKGLGAPVGSIIAGDRNFIKKARKWRKRLGGGLRQAGVIAAPGLVALNKMRGRLSEDHEKARILKETFQTCNGIEVINGVDTNIVVADVSGTGMTAAQFVEELERKGILAVTFGPTLVRFTTHYDVSLEDIEVVSRILKAEF; this comes from the coding sequence GTGATTGATTTACGAAGTGATACGGTAACAAAACCGACGGAGGAAATGAGAAGGGCAGCTTATGAAGCTGAAGTGGGTGATGATGTGTATGGTGAAGACCCTACTATCCTAAGGCTTGAAAAGGAAGCAGCCAATATTCTTGGGAAAGAGGAAGCATTATTCGTCACAAGTGGTACCCAGGGGAACCAAATTGCCGTATTGACCCATACCAGACCGGGAAATGAAATTCTATTAGAAACGAATTCGCATATCTTTTACTACGAATCAGGGGCAGTTGCAGCTTTCGCAGGCGTTCAAACCCGGACGATTACAGGAACCAATGGAGAAATGGACCCAGTTGAAATAGAAGCTGCCATTCGTACGGAGGATCAGCATTTTCCGGAAACGGGTTTGATTTGTCTGGAAAATACCCATAACCGTGCGGGAGGGGCAATCGTTTCACCGGAAAACATGCAAGCCATTCATACCATTGCCAGGAAGCACTCCATTCCGGTGCATGTTGACGGAGCCAGGCTCTTTAATGCCGTTGCCGCAAGTGGCCGTGACGTAAAGGAGTTTACGGATCACTGTGATACCGTTCAAATATGTTTATCGAAAGGCTTGGGCGCACCGGTAGGTTCAATCATTGCAGGTGACCGGAACTTTATTAAAAAGGCTCGAAAGTGGAGAAAACGTTTGGGCGGGGGACTGAGACAAGCCGGGGTGATTGCGGCTCCAGGATTGGTCGCCTTGAACAAGATGAGAGGACGTTTGTCAGAGGATCATGAGAAAGCAAGAATCCTCAAAGAAACCTTTCAAACATGTAATGGGATTGAAGTCATCAATGGAGTGGATACTAATATTGTAGTGGCTGACGTATCCGGCACAGGGATGACAGCAGCACAGTTTGTAGAAGAATTAGAGAGAAAAGGTATATTGGCCGTGACGTTTGGACCGACCCTGGTCCGTTTCACGACTCATTATGATGTGTCTTTGGAGGACATTGAGGTAGTTTCCCGCATCCTTAAGGCCGAGTTCTAG
- a CDS encoding sulfurtransferase TusA family protein: MNADKVLDAKGLACPMPIVKTRKAIKEIESGQILEIQTTDKGAKSDLTAWAKSTGHELLDSNEENDVFTFWIKKG; encoded by the coding sequence ATGAACGCAGATAAAGTATTAGATGCAAAGGGACTTGCTTGTCCAATGCCAATCGTAAAAACCCGAAAGGCTATTAAAGAAATTGAATCCGGTCAAATCCTGGAGATTCAAACAACAGATAAAGGCGCAAAAAGTGATCTTACAGCATGGGCTAAATCGACAGGACATGAATTACTCGATTCGAATGAAGAAAATGATGTATTTACATTCTGGATTAAAAAAGGCTAA
- a CDS encoding sporulation protein, whose translation MLNKFLSSIGIGHVKVDTIVHTTEISPGDQIKGDVVLKGGMADQPVNEVRLLLLLKYEQDKQDSDFSFHEKDLNTLTLDSIGTIKAGEEKRIPFEFPTDARHPKTTDTEQTILRTTVDIPQAVDPTDEDSIFVR comes from the coding sequence ATGTTAAATAAGTTTTTGTCAAGTATCGGTATAGGTCATGTGAAGGTGGATACAATCGTGCACACGACAGAGATTTCACCTGGCGACCAAATCAAGGGGGATGTCGTCTTAAAGGGGGGAATGGCCGATCAACCGGTGAATGAAGTTCGACTATTACTTCTCCTAAAGTATGAACAAGATAAACAGGATAGTGATTTTTCTTTTCATGAGAAGGATTTAAATACGCTCACACTAGACAGTATAGGGACGATTAAGGCTGGGGAGGAAAAAAGGATTCCATTTGAATTCCCTACAGATGCCCGTCACCCTAAGACGACTGATACGGAACAAACCATTTTAAGGACAACGGTGGATATACCCCAAGCCGTGGACCCCACAGATGAGGACAGTATATTTGTCCGGTGA
- a CDS encoding ArsA family ATPase — translation MDDLLNQSIIFVGGKGGVGKSTTASALAVMFAKMGKKTLIVSTDPAHNLGDIFHHEINGHPTPLTKHLWGIEIDPEAETRQYINGVKRNLKGMVKSNMVSEVHRQIDMAASAPGAEEAALFDRIVSIILEEGNGYDKIIFDTAPTGHTIRLLSLPELMGVWMDGMLERRKKTNKNYSQLLNDGEPVEDPIFDVLQQRREKFSKVRDILLNRQKTGFIFVLIPERLPILETEKAIELMSSHSLDIGGLVVNKILPNQADGEFLEKRREQEKVYLRMMQERFTEQSLYEIPLLEEDICTLSHLEGFASHLQKAIFKEEGIY, via the coding sequence ATGGATGATTTACTGAATCAGTCTATTATCTTTGTGGGGGGAAAAGGAGGAGTAGGAAAATCGACTACGGCATCTGCACTGGCCGTCATGTTTGCAAAAATGGGCAAGAAGACGCTGATTGTCTCAACAGATCCGGCTCATAATCTTGGAGATATCTTCCACCATGAAATAAATGGGCATCCAACCCCGCTAACGAAACATTTATGGGGGATCGAAATAGATCCAGAAGCAGAAACGCGTCAATACATCAATGGAGTGAAAAGGAATCTCAAAGGGATGGTAAAGTCCAATATGGTGAGTGAAGTCCATCGGCAAATCGATATGGCTGCCTCAGCACCGGGGGCGGAAGAGGCTGCCTTGTTTGACCGGATTGTTTCGATCATTCTGGAAGAAGGAAATGGATATGACAAAATCATTTTTGACACAGCTCCAACAGGACACACGATTCGCCTATTGTCTCTTCCGGAATTAATGGGAGTTTGGATGGATGGTATGCTTGAGAGAAGGAAGAAAACAAATAAGAATTATTCCCAGCTTTTGAATGATGGTGAACCTGTTGAGGATCCCATATTCGATGTCCTTCAACAACGCCGTGAAAAGTTTTCAAAAGTCAGAGATATACTGCTTAATCGGCAAAAGACAGGTTTTATTTTCGTCCTGATCCCAGAAAGGCTACCGATTCTCGAAACGGAGAAAGCGATTGAATTGATGTCCTCGCATTCACTTGATATTGGAGGTCTGGTTGTGAATAAAATCCTGCCCAATCAGGCGGATGGGGAGTTTTTGGAGAAAAGAAGAGAACAGGAAAAAGTATACTTGCGTATGATGCAAGAAAGATTCACCGAACAATCGTTATATGAAATCCCTCTATTAGAAGAAGATATCTGCACCCTTTCTCATCTGGAAGGATTTGCATCCCATCTTCAAAAAGCGATTTTCAAAGAAGAGGGAATCTACTAA
- a CDS encoding cory-CC-star protein: MIDKFKRAMKLYDDMIRLPHKTEIARELRDEEDLFLLLLYSDMLGIPNPVFFYTLELYPYMIEKFHDWHLRMGMEHSPLDGIRCC; the protein is encoded by the coding sequence ATGATAGATAAATTCAAAAGGGCAATGAAATTATATGATGATATGATCCGGCTTCCTCATAAAACAGAAATAGCAAGGGAGTTGAGGGACGAAGAGGATTTATTTTTATTACTGCTTTATTCAGATATGCTTGGAATACCTAACCCTGTTTTTTTTTACACGTTGGAACTCTATCCATATATGATAGAAAAGTTTCATGATTGGCACTTAAGAATGGGGATGGAACACTCGCCACTGGATGGAATCAGATGTTGTTAA
- a CDS encoding M24 family metallopeptidase: MKSENEYLSAILPLKKREETQNRWLFHRLNTLLPDLMKKHKVDMWITAGREYNEDPVLKSLYPTSVDGSRRLTILIFYLEDGQHLKKWVLHPNPNFEPFYERAWNPEECDQWDCLKRLVDEYNPDTIALNYSSTFAAADGLSHSCYQQLSMLLDEHSHKFVTAQHIIVDWLSIRTTKELVAYPSIAELGRMIAEEALSRKVIHPGITTTEDVNEWIRQRVLDAGMETSFYPTVDLQRKGSVMDRLEGEIIRFGDIVHLDFGIRYLGLATDTQQLAYVLYPGEEEAPEGLQSALQTALRFEDIITGEMKVGRTGNEVFQRSMKKAREEEIEAMLYSHPLGHHCHEAGALIGLYDQQREIPIKGDLPLTANTCYAMEFNIQQYIPEWDQSVPIYLEEPVAFIENRLEYMAKRQITFYLI; this comes from the coding sequence ATGAAAAGTGAGAATGAATATCTATCTGCCATTCTCCCCTTAAAAAAGAGGGAAGAAACCCAAAATCGCTGGCTGTTTCATCGCCTGAATACCCTGTTACCTGATTTAATGAAAAAACACAAGGTAGACATGTGGATCACGGCAGGGAGGGAATACAATGAAGATCCTGTCCTGAAGAGTCTTTACCCGACCTCAGTTGACGGTTCGAGAAGATTGACCATCCTCATATTTTATTTGGAAGATGGCCAGCACCTGAAAAAATGGGTTTTGCACCCCAATCCGAATTTTGAACCATTTTACGAAAGAGCATGGAACCCGGAAGAGTGTGATCAATGGGATTGCCTTAAACGTCTTGTGGATGAGTACAACCCTGATACGATCGCATTGAATTATTCATCGACATTTGCCGCAGCGGATGGTTTGAGTCATTCCTGTTATCAGCAGCTTAGCATGCTGTTAGATGAACACTCACATAAATTTGTGACTGCTCAACATATCATTGTGGATTGGCTATCCATCAGAACCACCAAGGAATTAGTGGCATACCCTTCGATAGCAGAGCTTGGGAGGATGATTGCGGAAGAAGCGTTATCCCGGAAAGTGATTCATCCTGGAATCACCACTACCGAAGATGTTAATGAATGGATACGCCAGCGGGTCTTAGACGCAGGAATGGAAACCTCCTTTTATCCTACGGTTGATCTGCAAAGAAAGGGTTCTGTGATGGATCGATTAGAGGGAGAGATCATTCGCTTTGGCGATATCGTGCATTTGGATTTTGGTATTCGATATCTGGGCCTGGCAACGGACACCCAGCAGTTGGCTTATGTCCTTTACCCAGGTGAGGAGGAAGCTCCTGAAGGACTTCAATCTGCATTACAAACCGCCTTAAGGTTCGAGGACATCATAACCGGGGAAATGAAAGTCGGAAGAACGGGGAATGAAGTGTTTCAAAGATCGATGAAAAAGGCAAGAGAGGAAGAAATCGAGGCGATGCTGTATTCTCATCCACTCGGCCATCATTGTCATGAAGCCGGCGCTTTGATCGGGTTATACGATCAACAGAGGGAGATTCCCATTAAGGGCGATCTGCCTCTTACGGCCAATACATGTTATGCAATGGAGTTCAACATACAACAATATATACCTGAGTGGGATCAGAGCGTGCCCATTTATCTGGAAGAACCGGTTGCTTTCATCGAGAATCGTCTTGAATATATGGCGAAAAGGCAAATCACTTTCTATCTGATCTAA
- a CDS encoding carbon starvation protein A, whose translation MGGIWLAVIGGIVFLIGYRYYSTLIAERVYRLDPNYVTPSHQYKDGVDFVPTNKFVLWGHHFTSVAGAAPIVGPAIAVYWGWLPAFLWVIFGTVFAAGVHDFGTLVLSVRNKGQSVGSLANKLIGKRAKVLFLFIILILVLMVNAVFAWVIANLFITFPASVLSVFIQIPLAVWIGYSVYKRNGSMLLPSIVALGVMYASAVIASRVDFLQIDLVRYFGGQEATSLFGLSSTSMAFLVWIVILMIYVYIASILPVWKLLQPRDYINSHQLIVGLGLLYLGLLFTNPEITAPMTNGSADVSWFPLLFITIACGAISGFHGLVSSGTSSKQLNKETDARFVGYLGAVGEGALALIAIIACITFFPNVEEFQATYSGFAAASGAGLGVFIQGAGQLATGVGIPADIAATIVSVIIVSFAATTLDSSVRLMRYIISELGEEYKVLSLTNAHVATTIAVVSSAALTLLPQGPKGFGSGGYLLWPLFGTSNQLLAGISLLLITIWLKRQGRNYLATLIPMLFLMFMTLWAMINQVVFEWSGAGESEGNMLLFIFGSIILIFTLWILITAASSLSKKGDEPSQFSV comes from the coding sequence ATGGGTGGAATATGGTTAGCAGTCATAGGGGGTATCGTGTTTCTAATAGGGTATAGATATTATTCGACTCTTATTGCGGAGAGAGTGTACAGGCTCGATCCGAATTACGTGACACCCTCTCACCAGTATAAAGACGGAGTGGACTTCGTACCGACGAATAAATTTGTCCTTTGGGGGCATCATTTCACTTCGGTTGCAGGTGCTGCTCCTATTGTAGGACCGGCTATAGCCGTGTATTGGGGATGGCTTCCTGCTTTTCTTTGGGTGATATTCGGTACTGTGTTTGCAGCGGGAGTGCATGATTTCGGTACCCTTGTGCTGTCAGTTCGAAATAAAGGACAGTCTGTTGGTTCATTAGCCAATAAGTTGATAGGAAAGAGGGCTAAGGTACTTTTTTTATTCATTATTTTAATTCTTGTATTAATGGTTAATGCGGTTTTTGCCTGGGTCATTGCGAATTTATTCATTACGTTCCCGGCAAGTGTATTATCTGTATTCATTCAAATTCCGCTGGCTGTATGGATCGGGTACTCCGTCTACAAACGTAACGGAAGCATGTTATTACCTTCCATCGTGGCTCTCGGTGTCATGTACGCATCAGCGGTGATCGCAAGCCGGGTAGATTTCCTGCAAATTGATCTGGTCCGATATTTCGGTGGGCAGGAAGCGACTTCATTATTTGGTTTAAGTTCCACGAGCATGGCTTTCCTTGTGTGGATCGTTATTCTGATGATTTATGTGTACATCGCTTCCATCCTCCCCGTATGGAAACTATTACAGCCTCGAGATTATATTAATTCACATCAGCTGATCGTGGGTCTTGGATTGCTGTATCTCGGTCTCCTATTTACTAACCCAGAGATCACTGCTCCGATGACAAATGGATCTGCAGATGTTTCTTGGTTTCCATTATTATTTATTACGATTGCGTGCGGTGCGATTTCAGGTTTCCACGGACTGGTGTCATCCGGGACCTCTTCAAAGCAGCTGAACAAGGAAACGGATGCCCGATTCGTCGGTTATTTAGGAGCGGTAGGGGAAGGGGCACTTGCCCTGATTGCCATCATTGCCTGTATTACATTTTTTCCTAACGTAGAAGAATTCCAAGCGACCTACAGTGGATTTGCTGCAGCCAGTGGAGCGGGATTGGGTGTCTTCATTCAAGGGGCAGGACAACTTGCGACAGGTGTGGGGATTCCCGCAGATATTGCCGCAACGATCGTTTCAGTCATCATTGTAAGCTTCGCGGCCACCACCCTGGATTCATCTGTTCGTCTGATGCGATATATCATTTCTGAATTGGGAGAGGAGTACAAAGTACTCTCATTAACTAATGCACACGTTGCGACTACGATTGCTGTCGTATCAAGTGCGGCTCTGACATTATTGCCTCAGGGCCCTAAAGGATTCGGATCAGGTGGATATCTCCTTTGGCCTTTGTTTGGAACATCGAATCAGTTGTTGGCAGGGATCAGTTTACTTCTGATTACTATTTGGCTCAAGAGACAGGGGAGGAATTATCTGGCTACACTGATCCCGATGTTGTTCCTCATGTTTATGACCCTTTGGGCAATGATCAATCAGGTGGTCTTTGAATGGTCAGGAGCCGGGGAATCGGAAGGGAATATGCTTCTTTTCATCTTTGGAAGCATCATCTTGATCTTTACTCTGTGGATCCTCATCACAGCAGCTTCTTCCCTGTCTAAAAAAGGGGATGAGCCTTCTCAGTTCTCTGTGTAA